Proteins encoded together in one Rossellomorea sp. y25 window:
- a CDS encoding NAD(P)/FAD-dependent oxidoreductase — protein METNVFISGGGIGGLTLGLKLAQCNIDVTVVERLPGPGSVYKGELLQPKSLEIFDSLGVIGSVSENGHIISDLELIELKRAKSKAENSTMSYSILPSRYPYSLMIHHETLKEILRDKGQEYPTFHYRSNTACKKIDGHMVTIEDRKTKEIHEIHSDFIIGAEGRSSVTRDYMEVDVKERKYNHHFLTVTFPRPKEMVKGRIISTYQSFLGLFPLPNDEVRSVYLIPAGEYKSLRKKPISEFHKLYIQMCPDLDGYVNQIEDWKKIQLMVPLKYHAETYVKNHLALIGDAVHTVHPMAGEGMNMAIQDGSILGELLCDMYSAGKLDPANLEWYPKVRKRRVAHQMHLSHLSALVYSYPYRPVGWLRNKSLQRMERDSISHYKQMLNISGLGMWRETLYDRMVQGGVLPIRNDSLTEEEKSNTKFTEVQDYPWKGKEALR, from the coding sequence ATGGAGACAAACGTCTTTATTAGTGGTGGAGGAATCGGCGGTCTGACACTCGGCTTGAAATTAGCGCAGTGCAATATAGACGTAACGGTAGTGGAACGGTTACCAGGTCCAGGTTCCGTATACAAAGGCGAACTCCTCCAGCCAAAAAGCCTGGAAATATTCGATTCATTGGGGGTCATTGGCTCCGTCTCCGAAAACGGCCATATCATTTCCGATTTGGAACTCATTGAATTGAAACGTGCGAAATCAAAAGCGGAGAACTCCACGATGAGCTACTCGATTCTTCCCAGTCGATACCCTTATTCATTAATGATCCATCATGAAACGTTAAAGGAGATTTTACGAGATAAAGGGCAGGAGTATCCAACATTTCATTATCGATCAAATACAGCCTGTAAGAAAATAGACGGTCACATGGTGACCATCGAGGATCGGAAGACGAAAGAGATACACGAGATTCATAGTGATTTCATTATAGGGGCTGAAGGAAGAAGCTCTGTCACCCGTGACTATATGGAAGTGGATGTAAAGGAAAGAAAGTACAACCATCATTTCTTGACGGTGACGTTTCCACGTCCAAAGGAAATGGTGAAGGGACGTATCATTTCTACATATCAATCATTCCTGGGTCTGTTCCCGTTACCAAACGATGAAGTACGATCCGTTTATCTCATTCCAGCAGGGGAATATAAGTCTCTTCGGAAAAAACCGATTTCAGAATTTCATAAGCTCTATATCCAAATGTGCCCGGATCTCGATGGGTATGTGAACCAAATAGAGGACTGGAAAAAAATTCAGCTGATGGTACCCCTGAAATATCATGCGGAAACCTATGTGAAGAATCATCTTGCCCTCATAGGAGACGCCGTCCACACGGTTCACCCTATGGCAGGAGAAGGAATGAATATGGCGATACAGGATGGGAGCATTCTTGGAGAATTGTTGTGTGATATGTATTCGGCCGGTAAATTAGATCCTGCTAATTTAGAGTGGTACCCAAAGGTCCGGAAAAGAAGGGTGGCCCATCAAATGCATCTCAGTCATTTATCGGCCCTGGTTTATTCATATCCGTATCGCCCGGTTGGCTGGCTGCGAAATAAGAGCCTTCAGCGCATGGAGAGGGATTCGATCTCCCATTACAAGCAGATGCTGAACATATCCGGTCTCGGCATGTGGAGAGAAACCCTGTACGACCGGATGGTCCAGGGGGGAGTGCTTCCAATCAGAAATGATTCGTTAACAGAAGAAGAAAAATCCAACACAAAATTTACGGAAGTTCAGGATTATCCCTGGAAAGGAAAGGAGGCACTACGATGA
- a CDS encoding class I SAM-dependent methyltransferase, translating into MIGEMVKVWRARTWMKKNVPFLYSWHAYVGYEMDLFESFTKPASIQEVALEKNIEMDLLEQWVEVGITIKHMKRVEDEKVTTRNRWKLPTPKRDPHSSGILLKEMMELHIPALLSYPQLLRNQTKQHFNSDVHGSTVAKTSILLERFAFPKVQKAIKRYNVNSILDLGCGEGGYVKRIGDRYPDKRMVGIEIHEAVAKAAEESLSDYENIEILCKDLHEYEPGQLFDMIMANNLFHYIDPSDRLQFFEKASTWLEKEGLFFVLTPMQKSKHGQQFSSAFNSFFMTFQNLYPIPSQKEMETLAAKTNFKVESVEPIVKEGGWYVMIFRKN; encoded by the coding sequence ATGATCGGAGAAATGGTGAAAGTATGGCGGGCAAGAACATGGATGAAAAAGAATGTGCCGTTTCTGTACAGCTGGCACGCTTATGTAGGGTATGAAATGGATCTTTTTGAAAGCTTTACAAAGCCTGCCTCCATTCAGGAAGTTGCGCTTGAAAAAAATATCGAAATGGACCTCCTTGAACAGTGGGTAGAAGTTGGCATCACCATCAAGCATATGAAGCGGGTGGAGGATGAGAAAGTCACCACGAGAAACCGATGGAAGCTTCCGACTCCCAAGAGGGACCCTCATTCGTCAGGTATTTTGCTGAAAGAAATGATGGAGCTTCACATACCGGCCCTCTTGTCGTATCCACAATTATTACGTAATCAAACGAAGCAGCATTTCAATTCCGATGTCCATGGCTCGACTGTAGCCAAAACGTCGATTCTGTTAGAGCGCTTTGCCTTTCCAAAGGTACAGAAGGCGATTAAAAGATACAATGTGAATTCGATATTGGATCTGGGCTGTGGTGAAGGCGGGTATGTGAAAAGAATAGGAGATCGCTATCCTGATAAGAGAATGGTAGGGATCGAGATTCATGAAGCCGTCGCAAAGGCTGCTGAAGAATCGCTCAGTGACTATGAAAATATTGAAATTCTTTGTAAGGACCTCCATGAATATGAACCTGGTCAGCTCTTTGACATGATCATGGCCAATAATCTCTTTCACTATATCGATCCGTCCGATAGACTGCAATTCTTTGAGAAAGCATCGACTTGGCTTGAAAAAGAAGGCTTGTTCTTTGTTCTGACACCTATGCAGAAATCAAAGCACGGTCAGCAGTTTTCCAGCGCCTTCAACAGCTTCTTCATGACCTTCCAGAACCTGTATCCGATTCCGTCGCAGAAGGAGATGGAGACATTGGCCGCTAAAACAAATTTCAAAGTGGAGTCCGTCGAACCGATCGTGAAAGAAGGCGGATGGTATGTGATGATATTCAGGAAGAACTGA